A window of Paremcibacter congregatus contains these coding sequences:
- the fabF gene encoding beta-ketoacyl-ACP synthase II, giving the protein MRRVVVTGMGLVTPLASGVEETWKRLIAGESGAGPITRFDSTGLSAQVACEVPLGDGTNGTFNPDDWMTDRERRRIDDFILYGIAAAEMALKDAGWKPESDEDQWRTGILTGAGIGGLPGIQNESINMHERGVRRVSPHFIPRCLINLISGNVSIRNGLKGPNHAVVTACATGTHAVGDAARMIALDDADVMVAGGGEAAICQIGVAGFAQAKALSTHFNDTPERASRPYDRDRDGFVIGEGAGMLILEEYEHAKKRGAKIYAEVVGYGLSGDAYHVTAPAPDGSGGYRAMQAAFKRAGFGPEEIGYVNAHGTSTPLGDEIEFSAVKRLFGDAASQVAMSSTKSSIGHLLGAAGSTEAIFSILAMNRGELPPTLNLDNPSEGISGINLVPHEAQQKTGIKAVLSNSFGFGGTNASVIFKAV; this is encoded by the coding sequence ATGAGACGAGTGGTTGTTACTGGAATGGGGCTTGTTACCCCTCTTGCATCAGGGGTTGAAGAAACTTGGAAACGTCTTATTGCCGGTGAATCCGGCGCAGGACCGATTACACGGTTTGATTCGACAGGGCTTTCGGCGCAAGTCGCCTGTGAAGTCCCTCTGGGAGACGGCACTAACGGGACCTTTAATCCCGATGACTGGATGACAGATCGTGAACGTCGTCGTATTGATGATTTCATTCTGTATGGCATTGCGGCGGCTGAAATGGCGTTGAAAGATGCTGGCTGGAAGCCGGAAAGCGACGAAGATCAATGGCGCACCGGAATTCTCACTGGTGCCGGTATTGGCGGCCTGCCAGGCATCCAGAACGAATCCATAAATATGCATGAACGCGGCGTCCGTCGGGTCAGCCCGCACTTCATTCCCCGTTGTCTGATCAACCTGATTTCCGGCAATGTATCTATTCGGAACGGCCTGAAGGGCCCGAATCATGCGGTTGTTACGGCCTGTGCGACCGGGACCCATGCGGTTGGCGATGCGGCGCGGATGATTGCGCTTGATGATGCGGATGTCATGGTTGCCGGTGGCGGCGAAGCCGCGATCTGTCAGATCGGTGTGGCGGGCTTTGCCCAGGCGAAGGCGCTCAGCACCCATTTCAACGATACACCGGAACGCGCGTCTAGGCCTTATGATCGTGACCGGGATGGTTTCGTGATCGGTGAGGGCGCGGGGATGCTTATTCTCGAAGAATATGAACATGCCAAGAAACGTGGCGCGAAAATCTATGCCGAAGTTGTTGGCTATGGCCTGTCCGGTGATGCCTATCACGTAACGGCGCCTGCGCCGGATGGCAGTGGCGGATACCGCGCCATGCAGGCTGCTTTCAAACGGGCCGGTTTTGGTCCGGAAGAAATTGGATACGTGAATGCGCACGGAACCTCAACCCCGCTTGGTGACGAAATCGAGTTCAGCGCCGTGAAACGTTTGTTTGGGGATGCGGCGTCACAGGTGGCCATGTCTTCGACAAAATCCTCTATTGGACATTTGTTGGGTGCAGCGGGCAGTACCGAAGCAATTTTCAGTATTCTGGCCATGAACCGGGGCGAATTGCCACCAACACTCAATCTGGATAACCCGTCAGAGGGCATCAGTGGCATCAATCTGGTGCCTCACGAAGCCCAGCAGAAGACCGGAATTAAAGCCGTGCTGTCCAACAGCTTTGGCTTTGGTGGCACGAATGCATCCGTGATCTTCAAGGCGGTTTAA
- the mltG gene encoding endolytic transglycosylase MltG → MRKYIYLLLMGSVVFATLFLYLGYRHFHGPGPLAEDRAYYLEPGQGLIRTAWQLDQQGYIDGQNIFKLGVKFSGFERGLQAGEFLIPAGASMQDIMMILSSGKVIQHRLTIVEGWTSWQVADYLNGIDNLTEPITELPREGTILPETYLYTKNTSRHDIIRRMQMRQLDLLDDIWDKRAPDLPFLSVDEALTLASIVEKETAIEQERAHIAGVFVNRLRKNMRLQTDPTVIYGIDRKGFLDRPISRADLKADNPYNTYRIKGLPPTPIAHPGRASIEAVLQPQKTEDLYFVANGDGGHAFARSLREHLQNVRKWRKIEKDK, encoded by the coding sequence ATGCGCAAATATATATATCTATTACTAATGGGCAGCGTCGTCTTTGCGACGCTGTTCCTGTATCTGGGCTATCGTCATTTTCACGGTCCCGGCCCGTTGGCGGAAGACAGGGCATATTATCTTGAACCGGGGCAGGGGTTGATCCGTACCGCCTGGCAACTGGATCAACAAGGCTATATTGACGGACAAAACATCTTTAAACTCGGGGTGAAGTTCTCGGGATTTGAACGGGGATTGCAGGCCGGTGAATTTCTGATACCGGCGGGCGCAAGCATGCAGGATATCATGATGATCCTGTCCAGCGGCAAGGTGATCCAGCATCGGCTGACCATTGTTGAAGGCTGGACCAGTTGGCAAGTGGCCGACTATCTCAATGGCATCGACAATCTTACCGAGCCGATCACCGAATTGCCGCGGGAGGGCACAATCCTGCCGGAAACCTATCTTTATACGAAGAATACCAGCCGGCATGACATCATTCGGCGGATGCAGATGCGGCAACTTGATCTGCTTGATGATATCTGGGACAAACGGGCCCCGGATTTGCCGTTTCTGTCTGTGGATGAAGCTCTGACGCTGGCGTCTATTGTCGAGAAAGAAACCGCGATCGAGCAGGAGAGGGCCCATATCGCCGGGGTATTTGTCAATCGTCTGCGTAAAAACATGCGGCTTCAAACCGACCCAACGGTTATTTATGGTATTGATCGCAAAGGATTTCTTGATCGACCAATTTCCCGGGCTGATTTAAAGGCCGACAATCCCTATAACACCTACCGGATTAAAGGCTTGCCGCCGACCCCGATTGCGCATCCGGGGCGGGCGTCCATTGAGGCGGTGTTGCAGCCGCAAAAAACCGAAGACCTATATTTTGTCGCCAACGGCGATGGTGGTCATGCCTTTGCCCGCAGTCTCCGCGAACACTTGCAGAATGTGAGGAAGTGGCGCAAGATTGAGAAAGACAAATAG
- a CDS encoding NAD(P)/FAD-dependent oxidoreductase, with protein sequence METAEKMTESLWGRTCQEHLSPVVLNGTEQADLVIIGGGFSGCAAALEAARRGAKVCLLEAHEIGHGGSGRNVGLVNAGLWLSPNEIEKALGAEVGNRLSTQLAKAPAHVFSLIKDHAITCEAVRNGTLNCAHSAAGLASLEDRQAQLLKLGTLVQVLDADETARRTGSNSFHGALFDPGAGTIQPLSYVRGLARAAVESGAHIFENSPVHAVSREAGCWKVETETGQVTAPALLLATNAYHDDFNGLAANDYITCNFFQMATRPLGDRLRDTILPGNEGCWDTAMVMTSFRKDQAGRLIIGGVGDLTHPASSLHAQWAARKLATLFPDLKNEPLEMQWQGRIAMTSDHTPKILEIGPSAYSVHGYSGRGIGPGTIFGTRLAEALLTGDAAGLPVPPVKAYREPFSDLKAGFYESGATLVHMISERV encoded by the coding sequence ATGGAAACTGCCGAGAAAATGACTGAAAGTCTGTGGGGGCGAACCTGTCAGGAACATCTTTCCCCTGTAGTTCTCAACGGGACGGAACAGGCGGATCTGGTTATCATCGGGGGTGGTTTTTCGGGGTGTGCCGCAGCACTTGAAGCCGCGCGCCGGGGCGCAAAAGTATGTCTTCTGGAGGCTCATGAAATTGGCCATGGCGGGTCGGGCCGCAATGTGGGGTTGGTTAATGCCGGCCTGTGGCTGTCGCCCAATGAAATCGAGAAAGCCTTGGGGGCTGAGGTTGGCAATCGACTTTCCACGCAGTTGGCAAAAGCCCCCGCACATGTTTTTTCCCTGATTAAGGACCATGCAATTACCTGTGAAGCCGTTCGCAATGGCACCTTGAATTGTGCGCATTCGGCAGCGGGCCTTGCATCCCTTGAAGACCGTCAGGCACAGTTGTTGAAGCTGGGGACACTGGTGCAGGTGCTTGATGCGGATGAAACCGCCCGCAGAACCGGGTCCAATAGTTTTCACGGGGCACTTTTCGATCCGGGGGCAGGAACCATTCAACCCTTATCCTATGTCCGGGGACTGGCGCGGGCAGCGGTAGAAAGTGGCGCGCATATTTTTGAAAACAGCCCTGTCCACGCCGTGTCTCGTGAAGCGGGTTGCTGGAAAGTGGAGACAGAGACCGGCCAGGTTACCGCCCCGGCGCTACTGCTGGCGACCAATGCCTATCACGATGATTTCAATGGCCTTGCCGCCAATGATTATATCACCTGCAACTTTTTTCAGATGGCGACCCGACCGTTGGGTGACAGGTTGCGGGATACTATTCTGCCGGGGAACGAGGGCTGTTGGGATACGGCGATGGTTATGACGTCCTTTCGCAAGGACCAGGCAGGACGCCTTATCATTGGTGGAGTCGGTGACTTAACACATCCGGCATCATCCCTGCATGCTCAATGGGCGGCGCGTAAACTGGCGACCCTGTTTCCGGACCTGAAAAATGAACCCTTGGAAATGCAGTGGCAGGGCAGGATTGCCATGACCAGTGACCACACACCTAAAATTCTGGAAATCGGACCAAGCGCCTATTCGGTGCATGGCTATTCCGGTAGAGGCATTGGTCCTGGCACGATTTTCGGAACGCGTCTGGCGGAAGCCCTGCTCACAGGGGACGCTGCCGGTTTGCCGGTTCCTCCAGTGAAAGCCTATCGGGAACCGTTCTCTGACCTGAAAGCCGGGTTCTATGAAAGTGGCGCCACGTTGGTCCATATGATCAGCGAACGTGTCTGA
- a CDS encoding SDR family NAD(P)-dependent oxidoreductase, with amino-acid sequence MKNPKSILITGGSSGLGEHLAKDYAGEDITLFLCGRNADRLDAVTKACEAKGAEVHSTLIDTADEIAMTAWITACDGICPLDLVIANAGIGPGFSPDQDLGAHTKQVFAVNLHGVFHTIHPALALMKERGRGQIALISSLAGYHGLPTAPAYSASKVAVKGYGEALRGLYAPFGVEINVVCPGFVKSRMTASNKFPMPFLMETEPAIKALRRGLEKNQARITFPWQLSLIFGFIVRFLPEWLFDRLFRVMPSKT; translated from the coding sequence ATGAAAAATCCAAAATCCATTCTTATCACCGGCGGCAGCAGCGGGCTCGGCGAACATCTGGCAAAAGACTATGCGGGCGAAGACATTACCCTGTTTCTCTGTGGTCGCAACGCCGATCGTCTCGACGCTGTGACGAAAGCCTGCGAAGCCAAAGGCGCGGAGGTTCACAGCACCTTGATTGACACCGCCGACGAGATTGCCATGACGGCCTGGATCACGGCCTGCGACGGCATATGCCCCCTTGATCTGGTTATTGCCAACGCCGGAATCGGTCCCGGTTTCTCGCCGGACCAGGATCTTGGCGCCCACACCAAACAGGTCTTCGCAGTTAACCTCCACGGCGTTTTCCACACCATACATCCGGCCCTTGCCTTGATGAAAGAACGCGGACGCGGCCAAATTGCCCTTATTTCCTCTCTCGCAGGCTATCACGGCCTGCCAACGGCACCGGCTTACTCGGCCAGCAAAGTTGCGGTTAAAGGCTATGGAGAAGCCCTTCGCGGCCTTTACGCCCCCTTTGGAGTTGAGATCAATGTGGTCTGTCCCGGATTTGTCAAAAGCCGCATGACAGCGAGCAATAAATTTCCCATGCCGTTTTTGATGGAAACGGAGCCCGCCATTAAAGCTCTTCGACGCGGCCTGGAAAAGAATCAGGCGCGCATCACATTCCCGTGGCAACTTAGCCTGATCTTTGGTTTTATAGTGCGTTTTCTACCCGAATGGCTGTTTGACCGCCTGTTCCGGGTGATGCCGTCCAAGACCTGA
- a CDS encoding YicC/YloC family endoribonuclease, translating to MTLSSMTGFARSAGQWENYHWTWEIKSVNGRNFDVRCRLPQGYEAVEQQIRKTMKDNVARGSININLQIKRDDDATAFTINQKMLDALVEVAVETSMRNHLPQPSLDAIMGVRDVVQYVEAEEDPETLKDRDAALIVSFRENMDAFLVSRTTEGAAMQDVLCGLLEEIERLVKAADEISRDLPEVIKQRYMEKVNKLLDDSATGIDPDRIAQEVVLLATKADIREELDRLYAHIDAGRNHIKTDGQIGRKLDFLTQEFNREANTLCSKASDIRLTELGLSLKTTIDQFREQVQNIE from the coding sequence ATGACCTTATCAAGTATGACAGGATTTGCCCGTAGCGCCGGGCAGTGGGAAAATTATCACTGGACGTGGGAAATCAAGAGCGTTAATGGCCGCAATTTTGATGTGCGCTGTCGTCTGCCGCAGGGCTATGAGGCGGTTGAACAGCAAATCCGCAAGACCATGAAGGATAACGTCGCCCGGGGGTCGATTAATATCAACCTGCAGATCAAGCGCGATGATGACGCGACGGCCTTTACGATTAATCAGAAAATGCTGGACGCCTTGGTCGAGGTCGCGGTCGAGACAAGCATGCGTAATCATCTGCCGCAACCCAGCCTTGATGCCATTATGGGTGTGCGTGATGTGGTGCAGTATGTTGAAGCGGAAGAAGACCCTGAAACGCTGAAGGATCGCGATGCGGCGCTGATCGTCTCTTTCCGCGAAAATATGGATGCCTTTCTGGTATCGCGCACCACGGAAGGCGCGGCGATGCAGGACGTGTTGTGCGGGCTCTTGGAGGAGATCGAGCGGCTGGTTAAAGCCGCAGACGAAATATCCCGGGACTTGCCTGAGGTGATCAAGCAGCGCTATATGGAAAAGGTCAATAAACTGCTCGACGATTCAGCGACCGGTATTGACCCGGACCGTATCGCTCAGGAAGTGGTGCTTTTGGCGACAAAGGCGGATATCCGTGAAGAACTCGACCGGCTTTATGCTCATATCGACGCGGGGCGCAATCATATCAAGACTGATGGACAAATAGGGCGCAAACTGGATTTCCTGACCCAGGAGTTTAACCGGGAAGCCAATACCTTGTGCAGCAAGGCATCCGACATTCGCCTGACCGAATTGGGACTCAGCCTTAAAACAACCATCGACCAGTTCCGTGAACAGGTCCAGAATATCGAATAG
- the gmk gene encoding guanylate kinase, whose product MTKEIKRRGLLLVLSSPSGAGKSTLSRILLQQDENITLSVSMTTRPPRAGEQDGVDYNFVTVEEFETLVAEDGFLEHAKVFDNYYGTPAAPVEAAMAAGRDVLFDIDWQGTQQLSQKVAKDLVRVFILPPSKETLESRLKSRAQDSDEVVAKRMSKANQEISHWAEYDYIIVNDDLEKAEQELFSILRAERLKRERQTGLVQFVHDITGEE is encoded by the coding sequence ATGACCAAAGAGATTAAACGGCGCGGCCTGTTGCTGGTACTGTCATCTCCGTCCGGGGCCGGGAAATCGACCCTGTCGCGGATATTGTTACAACAGGATGAGAACATTACGTTGTCGGTGTCCATGACCACACGACCGCCGCGGGCTGGCGAACAGGACGGGGTTGATTATAACTTTGTCACAGTGGAAGAATTCGAGACTTTGGTTGCCGAAGACGGATTTCTGGAACACGCCAAGGTATTTGACAATTATTACGGCACCCCGGCCGCCCCGGTAGAGGCGGCGATGGCTGCGGGGCGTGATGTGTTGTTCGATATTGACTGGCAGGGCACCCAGCAATTGTCTCAGAAGGTCGCCAAGGATCTGGTGCGAGTGTTCATCCTGCCGCCGAGCAAGGAAACGCTGGAAAGCCGGCTTAAATCCCGGGCTCAGGACAGCGACGAAGTGGTCGCCAAACGCATGTCGAAAGCCAATCAGGAAATCAGTCACTGGGCGGAATATGACTATATCATTGTCAATGACGATCTGGAGAAGGCTGAACAGGAACTGTTTTCCATTTTGCGCGCCGAACGTTTGAAGCGGGAACGTCAGACCGGTCTGGTGCAATTTGTCCACGATATTACCGGTGAGGAGTGA
- the rsmA gene encoding 16S rRNA (adenine(1518)-N(6)/adenine(1519)-N(6))-dimethyltransferase RsmA has protein sequence MYEDGLRPLRDVISHFGLDAKKSLGQNFLTDLNLTGKIVRSAEGLGDTDLKDSIVYEVGPGPGALTRAILMNGAHRVVAVEMDPRCVEAQKEIQAAYPGKLNVIQGDALEMNELDLIGDTEGRPIKIIANLPYNVGTALLVKWLTTDQWLPWYSSLTLMFQKEVGERIVAAPRTKAYGRLSVLGQYRAKAKIMFDVPARAFIPPPKVTSCIVGLTPTPEQLETPQQKVLEKVVYAAFNQRRKMLRTSLKALGKDPLPYLAAAGIPQTCRAEELTVEDFCRLAHAYQG, from the coding sequence ATGTATGAAGACGGCCTGCGCCCCTTACGAGACGTTATCAGCCATTTTGGCCTTGATGCAAAAAAATCACTTGGACAGAATTTTCTCACCGATCTCAACCTCACCGGCAAAATCGTACGCTCCGCAGAGGGATTGGGGGACACGGACCTGAAAGACAGCATTGTCTATGAAGTCGGCCCTGGCCCTGGCGCCTTAACCCGCGCCATTCTGATGAACGGCGCCCACCGGGTGGTGGCGGTGGAAATGGACCCCCGCTGCGTTGAGGCTCAGAAGGAAATCCAGGCCGCCTACCCGGGGAAACTTAACGTTATCCAGGGCGATGCGCTGGAAATGAATGAACTCGACCTGATTGGCGACACAGAAGGCCGCCCGATCAAGATCATCGCCAACCTGCCCTATAATGTCGGCACCGCCCTTTTGGTAAAATGGCTCACAACAGACCAATGGCTCCCCTGGTACAGCTCTCTCACCCTCATGTTTCAAAAGGAAGTCGGTGAACGGATCGTCGCAGCCCCGCGCACCAAAGCCTATGGACGCCTGTCCGTGCTCGGTCAATATCGCGCCAAAGCGAAAATCATGTTTGACGTGCCGGCCCGGGCCTTTATCCCGCCGCCCAAGGTGACATCCTGCATCGTCGGTCTGACCCCGACCCCGGAACAGCTCGAAACACCACAGCAAAAAGTTCTGGAAAAAGTGGTCTATGCCGCCTTCAATCAACGGCGAAAAATGCTCCGCACCAGCCTGAAGGCTCTGGGCAAAGATCCATTACCGTATCTCGCCGCAGCCGGAATTCCACAGACCTGTCGCGCCGAAGAACTGACCGTGGAAGACTTCTGCCGTCTGGCGCACGCCTATCAGGGCTGA
- the pdxA gene encoding 4-hydroxythreonine-4-phosphate dehydrogenase PdxA, which yields MPSSTINNSLPQDALPLAVSLGEPAGIGPEIIIKAWAERQTHQLPPFFVIGAAAILQQAALDIGITLPLRVISSPDQCTAAFDSALPVLDMGLSLSVTSGKPSAKTAPLVLGAIEQATQFIFDGKAAGLVTAPIQKSVLYDAGFDFPGHTEYLAKLCNDHTGKGETSVMMLMGKDLRVVPLTVHTALKDVPASITADLITDTLICLHHALKQDFGLSAPRIAVAGLNPHAGEDGAMGQEEQTVIAPALDKLRVQGMDISGPLPADTMFHDAARARYDAALCMYHDQALIPVKTLDFDGVNITLGLPIVRTSPDHGTALNIAGQNKASPMSMINALKCAAEIARHRTQKV from the coding sequence ATGCCATCATCGACTATAAATAATTCCCTGCCCCAAGACGCCCTGCCTCTGGCGGTTTCCCTTGGGGAACCCGCCGGTATTGGCCCGGAGATCATTATCAAGGCCTGGGCCGAACGGCAGACGCATCAGTTGCCTCCGTTTTTTGTCATTGGCGCGGCAGCAATCCTGCAACAGGCTGCTCTCGATATCGGTATAACCTTGCCGTTGCGTGTCATTTCATCACCGGACCAATGCACAGCCGCCTTTGACAGCGCCCTGCCCGTCCTTGATATGGGGCTGTCCCTCAGCGTCACGTCGGGCAAGCCCTCGGCGAAAACCGCGCCATTGGTGCTCGGCGCCATTGAACAGGCCACTCAGTTTATCTTTGACGGCAAGGCTGCCGGCCTCGTCACCGCGCCCATCCAAAAATCCGTTCTTTATGACGCGGGATTCGATTTTCCGGGCCATACGGAATATCTCGCCAAACTGTGCAACGATCATACCGGGAAAGGCGAAACATCCGTCATGATGCTGATGGGGAAGGATTTGCGGGTTGTCCCTCTGACGGTTCATACCGCCCTAAAAGACGTTCCTGCCAGCATTACAGCCGACCTGATTACGGATACCCTTATATGTTTACATCACGCCCTGAAACAGGACTTTGGCTTGTCCGCCCCGCGCATTGCCGTTGCAGGTCTGAACCCCCACGCCGGAGAAGACGGCGCCATGGGACAGGAAGAACAAACCGTCATCGCACCAGCCCTTGATAAACTTCGGGTGCAAGGAATGGACATTTCCGGCCCCTTGCCCGCCGACACCATGTTTCATGACGCCGCCCGCGCCCGCTATGACGCCGCGCTATGCATGTATCACGACCAGGCCCTGATCCCGGTCAAGACCCTGGATTTTGACGGTGTCAATATTACGCTGGGCCTGCCGATCGTCCGCACCTCGCCCGATCATGGCACCGCCCTCAATATCGCCGGGCAGAATAAAGCCAGTCCAATGAGCATGATCAATGCGTTGAAATGCGCCGCCGAAATTGCCCGCCACAGAACACAGAAAGTCTGA
- a CDS encoding peptidylprolyl isomerase — MARTFKLNLAGILSSIMLLSSNASAQQDPGTPQQLSDVQQIVAVVNDSPISLYDLKQRVMLFMISSGQRQYSQQEQQYMQQQALQSLVDDKLKIQEADKYKTVISQQEQEQSFASYAQQMRVTSQQLEQQLNQAGINKASMLKQIEASLAWEQVVGGLLMPQVSISDEEIYAILDRMQHNKGQLEYHPREIFLLVSENERRDEIRAAADSILEQLKSKPNAFPMMARQFSQATTSAVGGDLGWLMKSELNKEIASALEKLEPGELSKPIETEDGFYIVQLVEKRQILTATPTDAKVDLQHMFFKFSDKAEAEEITALEATITAAAAKINSCEDLAAQGKAIGASETGELGDLAISDLPTHLQQPLLDLEIGKATPPVKEETGFRVFVLCNREEPQIRMPDYDSIEGSLSQQRVGLIARRHLRDLRRDAIIDYK, encoded by the coding sequence GTGGCAAGGACATTTAAACTGAATTTGGCAGGCATTTTGAGCAGCATAATGCTTTTGTCGAGTAATGCGTCCGCCCAACAAGACCCCGGCACCCCACAACAATTGAGCGACGTACAGCAAATCGTTGCCGTGGTTAACGACAGCCCCATTTCGCTTTATGACCTGAAACAACGAGTGATGTTGTTTATGATTTCTTCCGGTCAGCGGCAATATTCCCAACAGGAACAGCAATATATGCAGCAACAGGCGCTGCAGAGCCTGGTGGACGACAAATTAAAAATTCAGGAAGCCGACAAATACAAAACCGTCATCAGCCAGCAAGAACAGGAACAATCCTTCGCTTCTTACGCCCAGCAGATGCGCGTCACTTCCCAACAACTTGAGCAACAGCTCAACCAGGCCGGCATCAATAAAGCATCCATGTTGAAACAGATTGAAGCCAGTCTCGCCTGGGAACAGGTCGTCGGCGGGCTTCTGATGCCGCAGGTCAGCATCAGTGATGAAGAGATTTACGCCATTCTTGATCGGATGCAACATAATAAAGGGCAACTGGAATACCACCCCCGTGAGATTTTTCTGTTGGTGTCTGAAAATGAACGCCGCGATGAAATCCGCGCCGCCGCTGACAGTATCCTCGAACAACTTAAAAGCAAACCCAACGCCTTTCCCATGATGGCGCGCCAGTTTTCGCAGGCCACCACTTCTGCGGTCGGCGGTGATTTGGGGTGGTTGATGAAATCAGAGCTCAATAAAGAAATCGCCAGCGCACTGGAAAAACTAGAGCCTGGTGAATTATCAAAACCGATTGAAACCGAAGATGGTTTCTACATTGTGCAATTGGTTGAAAAGCGACAGATACTGACCGCGACACCAACTGATGCCAAAGTCGATCTGCAGCATATGTTCTTTAAGTTTTCTGACAAGGCGGAAGCCGAAGAAATTACCGCGCTCGAAGCCACCATCACTGCGGCGGCGGCCAAAATCAACAGTTGTGAAGACCTCGCAGCCCAAGGCAAAGCCATTGGCGCCTCTGAAACCGGCGAACTGGGCGACCTGGCCATCTCTGATCTGCCAACTCATCTCCAGCAACCCCTGCTTGATCTTGAAATCGGCAAAGCGACTCCACCTGTCAAGGAAGAAACCGGCTTCCGGGTGTTTGTTCTCTGCAACAGGGAAGAACCACAAATCCGGATGCCGGACTATGACAGCATTGAAGGCAGCCTGTCCCAGCAACGGGTCGGTCTGATCGCCCGCCGTCACCTGAGGGACCTGCGACGCGATGCCATCATCGACTATAAATAA